CCTCCACCCTGAACTTCCGCGGTGGCTCTGATGATGAGTCGTGCTGCCTGATAAACGAGTGAACGGCGCGAGCGACGAACAACCTCATCGACGGTTATGGTTCCCAACTCCACGTTCTTGCTCCGCGAGTCCGTGTTCAGTTTCGCGCCAGCGCGCATGGCGGCGAAGTCCTAGGCATCGATGATCGCTGTTGGGCCAGGACTTTCATGTGAATGTGGTGTATTTTATCGTCACCAGGTCAACAGTATAAATTCTACTGGTTGCTTTTTGTGCACAAGTATGAACGCGTATGTTTCGTTGGATTGACTAAGATGAATGGCTAATATTTATTTGAGGGTACCACAAAACACTTGAAAAAAAAGTATGGTTGCGGACATGACACTAATTTCTAGAATCAGCCATGAATATTCTTCTCCTCCCGGCCCACAAAGGGGAAAAAAATCCTCTCGTGCGGCTGCGACGCTCCGTCCACGGAGTCCTTGTCCTATTTACTCCGCTCTACTGTCGGGGTCTTGGGGAAATAAAATTGTGCCAGATAAAATCGTACGTCATGAGCGATTGATGCGGATCATGACCTTTCTTCGTTGGGCAATATAGGTTACTAGCAGATCATGGTCTACGTGAATGCGCACACGTAGAGCCGCAAGTGATATTCGCGCTAAATTTTCACTTACACGTGAATACGCCCACAACCATCTCCCTCGCCTTCTTCACAACCCCACGCACCGGCTTCTTGGACCCTATAAACTGCGTCTAGCTCGCACACACCATCCACCTAGTTATAGATAAATAATCTATATATATCCACAAGTATTCGTATTTCCATTACGAATATCTCATGATTAAGAGCCGGTCATATTGATCATCATCGACGCCAGCCATGGATAGCAGCAGCTGGATCCATGGGTACGCGGCCAACAGCAATGACGGCCGCGGCGGCGGCTTCATGGGAGACTACACTGCCAGGTGCAGCCACAACGTCCACATATACTATTCAATATCAGCATCTACCAATACAGATTTGTTAGGTTCTTGTCCTGTAAAAGATCGAACAGCTCATCTCATCGATTACGTGGTCTGAATTTCTTTGTGCAGCTGCATCCCCGCAGTGTTTCAGTGCAGGAAGCAGGAGCAGGAACTGCTCGCCAGCTCACAGATTCAGCAACACCTCAAACAGGCAAGCATGCAGACTGACAGATCATGGAGCGAGCCATTATTTGGACACTCCCTGATCATTAACTTGGGTACGGTTGTTCGTGCAGATCAGCATGCAGCTGAACATAGACGACGAGCCATCAGCGGCGTACAGCAGCCAGCACGGCAGCTCCGTGGTGGACGACTTCGGCTTCCTCCCAAATTCGTACCACGCCACCGGTGGCTGCAGCTTCccctcctcgtcctccacctcctcctcgttCCGCTCAGCCTGGCTGCCCTGCAGCCCAGAGAACAGCTCCCCGGCGGCGCACTTCCTCGCGGCCACGGCGACCGGACCTCAGTTCCCCGAGGTCTCCTCCTTGCTGGCACCCGGAGTGGTGCTCCCCTACGTCGACCAGTACGCAGCCAACGTCCAGGACACGCCGGTGACAATGGAGACTAGCGCGAGCGCGTTCAGGCGCTACGAGCGGTGCCGGCACCTCGGCCCCCGGCGGCggaggctgaccaagccggcgtgcGGGCAGAAGATGTTCAAGACGGCGATGTCGGTCCTTGCCAAGATGCACGTGGCGATGAGGTACAACCAGCAGCAACATCAGAAGCAGTACTACAATGACTATCAGCAAAACCAGCTGCAGCACATGATCTCCGAACGCAAGCGGAGGGAGAAGCTCAACGACAGCTTCCATGCGCTCAGGACCGTCCTCCCTCCTGGCTCCAAGGTATGGCTCTAGCTATATGCTATACATACGGAGTCAGGTACTATGAAACTGCTCACTCTCTAAACATATGTGCATAAAAATTTCATCAAAACTATTCCCTCCTACTGAGTTACAAATTTTTGGATATTTTAATTACATATGTTCAGATACAAATTAAAATAAATGAATAAATACAGTAAAATACGTTTAGATACATACTTTTGAGAAAGGGTAGAGCATTTTATAATTCGGAATGAACTGACAATAACCATGCCTGCCTCGGTCCTCTAATCTGAGCGCAGAAAGACAGGGCGTCCGTACTGATCATTGCGAGGGAGTATGTGAACTCTCTAAAGTCCAAGGTCTGCGAGCTCGAGGAGAAGAACCAGGCCCTCCAGTCACAGCTCGCCAGGCGCGCCACCACCGCCCAAGAAGACGACGCCCGCCAGAAGGTCGAGGTCCAGACATCAAAAGCGGCGGCGGCAGAGGACGATCAGACCGGGGAGGTTCGCATGGTGCAGATGGTGACGAGGCCGGTGGTCGGCAACACGACGGACATGGTACTCAGGACGCTGCAGTTTCTCAAAGATCAGATGGGTGAAGATGTTAACCTGGTGTCGATGAGCACCGGCGACGATAGCGACGGGCCACATCGAGCAAGCCTGTCCTTGCACCTGAAGGTATGTACTAATACAACTATTTTACTTAACGTTAAATATAATCAACCAGTGTAATACACACGTAATACTTAGCTCATATATGCTAGAAATGTTGCTTCAGGCAACATAACTGTTATGTTAACCCCTGATTTTTGTTGCAGTCGGCGGCAGGCACGAATTGGCAGGAGGAGGCGGTCAGGGAAGCCACCAGGAAGGCCGTGACAAGTCAGCCGCCGGCTGGTTTTGGCGGTGCTGAGTGATCGATGGAGTTGGCAGCCAATGCCCGCGATCAGCTCTCGTCGTATCCTGAGACCGCGGTACGTTCGCGAGAGAGACAGCTATGCACCCCATCCGCCACAGATAGGCGCATTGTGGTCAGGACTACAAGTATGTAATGTAGGAGAATAATTATGGACTACATGTGGTAATACTTTTTTTTTCAAAACACAGCATAGACATAGACGCTCACATATACGTACATATACTCATCTCTATGgatgcacacacgcacaccctactccTGTGAGCACCTCTGAGAGACTGCGTCCAAAAAAACTTCATCATATGGGTCTTGAGATTAACGAAGTAACCACCCAACCAACCAccatcctaaccacccaaccaccGGTTGGTTCTCTATGTGGTATTACTCTGTGCAAGAACAATTCTCTACCCCAACGAAAACAACATGATCGTGATAGATCGATGGAATTTATTCGAGGTGACAACCTGATAGACATGCACGAGCATGAACGTACCATCCATGAACCAATGGACAGCGACTTGCTAAAAGATCGTCCTCATATTGACCATGCGACCAGAGCATAAGAAAATGCACCTGTTATTTTACAAATTAATAGCGATGGCAACTTGCTGAAATGTGGCCGTCATGTTACTAGAAACTCGCTTGTTGTGTCTAAGTCGATCTATCTACATCTAAGTCGACTAAAATTTTGTTTTGTCTAAGTCAAAGTGTAACTTTTGTCTACAATTTTTTGATGGTCATCGGTGGAGAGAGAGAAGACCCTCCAACTGACTTTTATTTAGTTGGACTTCGCATAAAAAGATAAATCATTTATTATGGGACGGGAAAATATTATTTATCTGCATCAAAATATATGCAATAGATACGGTCACGGTGTGACTTGGCATAATCGGTAGATCACACTATCTTGCATGTATgtttaaaaacaagaaaaaaaatgcAAGCAAACAAAGAAAAGATGCCAACACAAAACCTAATTAAATAAATGGCCCAAATGTAAAAAACATGAGACAAGGTGGGGCAGCTCAACGGTAGAGGACGCCTTGCACCTAGTTGTTCGGAAATGAACCCTCGATGTAGCCACCCTGACTTTCAGTCGCTGGCGCGTGGGGCCAGCCAACCATGTAGCCCACCTATTGGTGACTCAAAGTTGGGGAACTTCACGCATAGCTAAGTTAGGTGATCCCTATATAGTCCATTGCTATTGTGTGAAGGCCACATTGGCCACACACATTTTTCTATGCCCGTCTTTGTTATAGGCCTCTAATCAAATTGTGGAACAAGGTCAAGCGTTACGATGTGACCATGACAACATGACATGGTAAATCGTCCCACAATCTTCAAAAAACCTAACTTTGTCACCCCCTCCCACCACTTTGGTCACGGCACTCGTCGTGACCTCACTCTCCCGCACATCTTTGGCAAGCGAGCATGTCCGGTGTGTGAGGGTACCAGGGCTCTTCCACGTAGTTGGATAGAAATCTCGTGCCGTCTTGATACGTCcataacgtatctataattttttatgtcgtTATGCTAATATTATCTTTTTGACACTTGTTTTTATATAAAGTTTATGATTTGTTTGGACTAACCtgctaatagttgcaaaagtgcataatgttcttgttttacactttCATGTGTAGGAATTACCAAGAATACAAGAGGAAACCTTGTTGGAGTCAAATCGGGACTTTCCAGAACTTTTTCAAAGATGGTCATGTTACGGGTCGAAGAAGGCGTCAAACGTAAATCTCCCGAACTACAACGTTGTTGGAAATTTCGCGTGGAACGGTCTAGATATAAATTTAACTGATTCCTAGTCCAGATGGCCGAAAAAGCCCGATTTACTGCAACCCTAGATTGAGTGACACAAGTCCGAGAAGTTATATAAAGGGAGTAAACCTAACTCGTGGGGGACACCTCCACCCACGAATTACAGCCGCCAAAAGCCACATTTTTCCTCCCCCATGGATCCCATCTCCATGGGGGAGGGATCCCAAGAAGCCATGAAGGAAggggctaaggggcggcgctcccccatgataaCGGTGGCAGGGAAGGagctccccgcgccgccgccgccctgcacCTCTCGCTACCCCCTTCATCGTCTTCACCGCTATCTCCGTCACCAACTCCTCCTTGTATACAGTGGTTCATCCTCCCACACACCGATGTATcttcctatgtaaacatggtgtttgatgctataagttataatcctatg
This region of Lolium perenne isolate Kyuss_39 chromosome 2, Kyuss_2.0, whole genome shotgun sequence genomic DNA includes:
- the LOC127329676 gene encoding uncharacterized protein, encoding MDSSSWIHGYAANSNDGRGGGFMGDYTASCIPAVFQCRKQEQELLASSQIQQHLKQISMQLNIDDEPSAAYSSQHGSSVVDDFGFLPNSYHATGGCSFPSSSSTSSSFRSAWLPCSPENSSPAAHFLAATATGPQFPEVSSLLAPGVVLPYVDQYAANVQDTPVTMETSASAFRRYERCRHLGPRRRRLTKPACGQKMFKTAMSVLAKMHVAMRYNQQQHQKQYYNDYQQNQLQHMISERKRREKLNDSFHALRTVLPPGSKKDRASVLIIAREYVNSLKSKVCELEEKNQALQSQLARRATTAQEDDARQKVEVQTSKAAAAEDDQTGEVRMVQMVTRPVVGNTTDMVLRTLQFLKDQMGEDVNLVSMSTGDDSDGPHRASLSLHLKSAAGTNWQEEAVREATRKAVTSQPPAGFGGAE